The segment ACCACCGGGCAATTCTTGTGGCCGTCAGCGGGCAGGTTTCATGTCCGCCACCGGGCAGTTCCTACTGTCCCTTGACAGCTGCGCACCGAGAGGATGGCAGGTCTTCTACGCACCACGGACAAGCCGATCGCAGCCATCGCTCAGGAGGTTGGGTGGGGCGACTCTGACTTCGCCGCCCGCCAGTTCCACCGTAGCGTCGGTGTCACACCGAGCA is part of the Cumulibacter manganitolerans genome and harbors:
- a CDS encoding helix-turn-helix domain-containing protein, giving the protein MRTERMAGLLRTTDKPIAAIAQEVGWGDSDFAARQFHRSVGVTPSKYRAIGRSKARHSPGDARNPTG